A genomic region of Prionailurus bengalensis isolate Pbe53 chromosome D1, Fcat_Pben_1.1_paternal_pri, whole genome shotgun sequence contains the following coding sequences:
- the SNX15 gene encoding sorting nexin-15: MSRQAKDDFLRHYTVSDPRTHPKGYTEYKVTAQFISKRDPEDVKEVVVWKRYSDFRKLHGDLAYTHRNLFRRLEEFPAFPRAQVFGRFEASVIEERRKGAEDLLRFTVHIPALNNSPQLKEFFRGGEVTRPSDMSRDLHILPPPLIPTPPPEEPWLPQPLPAERRGLEELEVPADPPPSSPAQEALDLLFNCGSTEEASGSPARGPLTEAELALFDPFSREEGAGPSPTHLGELAAMEAGSERLDQEPWEPGGQEEEEEEEERPVPAYLSQATELITQALRDEKAGAYPAALQGYRDGVHILLQGVPGDPSPARREGVKKKAAEYLKRAEEILHLRLSQLPP; this comes from the exons TTCATCTCAAAGAGGGACCCAGAGGATGTCAAAGAG GTGGTGGTCTGGAAGCGGTACAGTGACTTCCGCAAGCTGCACGGAGACCTGGCCTACACCCACCGCAACCTCTTCCGCCGCCTGGAGGAGTTCCCGGCCTTCCCCCGTGCCCAAGTGTTTG GCCGGTTCGAGGCCTCAGTGATTGAGGAGCGGCGGAAGGGGGCCGAGGACCTGCTTCGCTTCACGGTGCACATCCCTGCACTCAACAACAGCCCCCAGCTCAAGGAGTTCTTCCGG GGTGGGGAGGTAACCCGGCCCTCTGACATGTCCAGGGACCTACATATCCTGCCACCCCCTCTGATCCCCACACCGCCCCCTGAGGAACCCTGGTTGCCCCAGCCGCTCCCTGCAGAGAGGAGAGGCCTTGAGGAACTGGAGGTGCCAG CGGATCCCCCACCATCCAGCCCTGCCCAGGAGGCCCTGGATCTCCTCTTTAACTGTGGGAGCACCGAGGAGGCATCCGGTTCCCCTGCCCGAGGCCCCCTCACAGAGGCTGAGCTTGCCCTCTTCGACCCCTTCTCCAGGGAAG AAGGTGCGGGCCCCAGTCCAACCCACCTGGGTGAGCTGGCAGCAATGGAGGCGGGGTCTGAAAGGCTGGACCAGGAACCCTGGGAgcctggagggcaggaggaggaagaggaggaggaagaacgGCCCgtccctgcatatctgagccaAGCCACAGAGCTCATCACCCAGGCTCTGCGGGATGAGAAGGCAGGTGCCTACCCTGCAGCCCTGCAGGGCTATCGGGACGGCGTGCACATCCTGCTACAGGGGGTTCCCG GTGACCCATCACCTGCCCGCCGGGAGGGTGTGAAGAAGAAGGCAGCTGAATATCTAAAGCGGGCAGAAGAAATTTTGCACCTGCGTCTGTCCCAACTCCCCCCGTGA
- the SAC3D1 gene encoding SAC3 domain-containing protein 1 isoform X2: MEASGTPEPEMVALNYNAGRLGSPAGGLVGGDKIRPPMSGCKLPVGTCPDMCPAAERVQREKERRLHRFEVAPGCRGDRPRADPQRAVKEYRRPAAGKARPPPSQLRPPSVLLATVRYLAGEVAERADASSAEVASFVADRLRAVRLDLALQGAGDAEAAGVLEAALAVLLAVVARLGPDAVRGPADPVLLQAQVQEGFGSLRRCYAQGAGPHPREAVFQGLFLLYNLGSVEALHEVLQLPAALRSCPALRRALAVDSAFREGNTARLFRLLRILPYLQSCAVQCHIGRARRGALARLARALSTPKGQTLPLGFMVHLLALDGPEEARDLCQAHGLPLDGQERVVFLRGRYTEKGLPPAGTCSVLVASKLGARTLEEVVMAEEEDEGVARGKGCR; encoded by the exons ATGGAGGCTTCAGGGACGCCTGAGCCGGAGATGGTGGCGCTGAACTACAACGCGGGGCGTCTCGGGAGTCCTGCTGGAGGCCTTGTGGGAGGGGACAAGATTCG CCCACCCATGTCCGGCTGCAAGCTGCCGGTGGGCACGTGCCCGGACATGTGCCCGGCCGCCGAGCGCGTTCAGCGCGAGAAGGAGCGCCGCCTGCACCGCTTCGAGGTGGCGCCGGGGTGCCGCGGCGACCGGCCCCGCGCGGACCCGCAGCGCGCGGTGAAGGAGTACAGGCGGCCGGCCGCCGGCAAGGCCCGGCCCCCGCCGAGCCAGCTGCGTCCGCCGTCCGTGCTGCTGGCCACCGTGCGCTACCTGGCCGGCGAGGTGGCCGAGCGCGCCGACGCATCCAGCGCCGAGGTGGCCAGCTTCGTGGCGGACCGGCTGCGCGCCGTGCGGCTGGACCTGGCCCTGCAGGGCGCGGGCGACGCCGAGGCGGCGGGGGTGCTGGAGGCGGCGCTGGCAGTGCTGCTGGCCGTGGTGGCGCGGCTGGGGCCCGACGCCGTGCGCGGGCCAGCGGACCCGGTGCTGCTACAGGCCCAGGTGCAGGAGGGCTTCGGTTCTCTGCGGCGCTGCTACGCTCAGGGCGCGGGGCCGCATCCCCGCGAGGCCGTCTTCCAGGGCCTCTTTCTGCTCTACAACCTGG GCTCCGTGGAGGCCCTTCATGAGGTTCTGCAGCTACCTGCCGCCCTGCGTTCCTGTCCCGCCCTGCGCAGGGCCCTGGCTGTGGACTCGGCCTTTCGAGAAGGCAACACCGCCCGCCTATTCCGCCTGCTCCGGATCCTGCCCTATCTGCAAAGCTGCGCAGTGCAGTGCCACATAGGCCGTGCCCGCCGGGGAGCCCTGGCCCGCCTCGCTCGTGCCCTGAGCACCCCCAAAGGCCAGACCTTGCCCCTGGGCTTCATGGTCCACCTGCTGGCCCTGGATGGGCCGGAAGAGGCACGGGATCTGTGCCAGGCCCACGGACTGCCCTTGGACGGACAGGAGAGAGTTGTGTTTCTCAGGGGTCGCTACACGGAGAAAGGGCTGCCACCTGCGGGGACCTGCAGTGTGTTGGTGGCGAGCAAACTGGGAGCGCGCACCCTGGAGGAGGTGGTCATGgcggaggaggaagatgagggtGTGGCTAGAGGGAA AGGGTGTAGATGA
- the SAC3D1 gene encoding SAC3 domain-containing protein 1 isoform X1, translating into MEASGTPEPEMVALNYNAGRLGSPAGGLVGGDKIRPPMSGCKLPVGTCPDMCPAAERVQREKERRLHRFEVAPGCRGDRPRADPQRAVKEYRRPAAGKARPPPSQLRPPSVLLATVRYLAGEVAERADASSAEVASFVADRLRAVRLDLALQGAGDAEAAGVLEAALAVLLAVVARLGPDAVRGPADPVLLQAQVQEGFGSLRRCYAQGAGPHPREAVFQGLFLLYNLGSVEALHEVLQLPAALRSCPALRRALAVDSAFREGNTARLFRLLRILPYLQSCAVQCHIGRARRGALARLARALSTPKGQTLPLGFMVHLLALDGPEEARDLCQAHGLPLDGQERVVFLRGRYTEKGLPPAGTCSVLVASKLGARTLEEVVMAEEEDEGVARGKSPA; encoded by the exons ATGGAGGCTTCAGGGACGCCTGAGCCGGAGATGGTGGCGCTGAACTACAACGCGGGGCGTCTCGGGAGTCCTGCTGGAGGCCTTGTGGGAGGGGACAAGATTCG CCCACCCATGTCCGGCTGCAAGCTGCCGGTGGGCACGTGCCCGGACATGTGCCCGGCCGCCGAGCGCGTTCAGCGCGAGAAGGAGCGCCGCCTGCACCGCTTCGAGGTGGCGCCGGGGTGCCGCGGCGACCGGCCCCGCGCGGACCCGCAGCGCGCGGTGAAGGAGTACAGGCGGCCGGCCGCCGGCAAGGCCCGGCCCCCGCCGAGCCAGCTGCGTCCGCCGTCCGTGCTGCTGGCCACCGTGCGCTACCTGGCCGGCGAGGTGGCCGAGCGCGCCGACGCATCCAGCGCCGAGGTGGCCAGCTTCGTGGCGGACCGGCTGCGCGCCGTGCGGCTGGACCTGGCCCTGCAGGGCGCGGGCGACGCCGAGGCGGCGGGGGTGCTGGAGGCGGCGCTGGCAGTGCTGCTGGCCGTGGTGGCGCGGCTGGGGCCCGACGCCGTGCGCGGGCCAGCGGACCCGGTGCTGCTACAGGCCCAGGTGCAGGAGGGCTTCGGTTCTCTGCGGCGCTGCTACGCTCAGGGCGCGGGGCCGCATCCCCGCGAGGCCGTCTTCCAGGGCCTCTTTCTGCTCTACAACCTGG GCTCCGTGGAGGCCCTTCATGAGGTTCTGCAGCTACCTGCCGCCCTGCGTTCCTGTCCCGCCCTGCGCAGGGCCCTGGCTGTGGACTCGGCCTTTCGAGAAGGCAACACCGCCCGCCTATTCCGCCTGCTCCGGATCCTGCCCTATCTGCAAAGCTGCGCAGTGCAGTGCCACATAGGCCGTGCCCGCCGGGGAGCCCTGGCCCGCCTCGCTCGTGCCCTGAGCACCCCCAAAGGCCAGACCTTGCCCCTGGGCTTCATGGTCCACCTGCTGGCCCTGGATGGGCCGGAAGAGGCACGGGATCTGTGCCAGGCCCACGGACTGCCCTTGGACGGACAGGAGAGAGTTGTGTTTCTCAGGGGTCGCTACACGGAGAAAGGGCTGCCACCTGCGGGGACCTGCAGTGTGTTGGTGGCGAGCAAACTGGGAGCGCGCACCCTGGAGGAGGTGGTCATGgcggaggaggaagatgagggtGTGGCTAGAGGGAAGTCCCCTGCGTGA
- the NAALADL1 gene encoding aminopeptidase NAALADL1: MQWVKVLGGLVGASALLGLGIILGHFAIPKGADAPAPGISVSQDLDLEILETVMKQLDASKIRENLRELSREPHLASSPRDEALAQLLLQRWRDPESGLDAAEAPTYEVLLSFPSREQPNRVAVVGPTGTILFSCRQSEQNLTGEQGDPDVVPPYAAYAPPGTPQGLLVYANRGTEEDFMELQTQGIRLEGTIALTRYGGTGRGAKAVNAAKHGVAGVLVYTDPADINDGHSSASQTFPNSWRLPPSGVERGSYYEYFGDPLTPYLPANPSSFRLNPDTVPGFPPIPTQPIGFEDAKILLCNLQGTLAPAAWQGALGCDYKLGPGFRPDGDFPADSQVNVSIHNRLELRNSSNVLGIIRGAVEPDRYVLYGNHRDSWVHGAVDPSSGTAVLLELSRVLGTLLKKGTWRPRRSIVFASWGAEEFGLIGSTEFTEEFFSKLQERTVAYINVDISVFANATLRAQGTPPVQSVIFSAAKQIPAPGLDGLSIYDNWIRYFNRSSTAYGLVPSLGSLGAGSDYAPFIHFLGISSMDIAYTYDRSKTSARIYPTYHTAFDTFGYVDKFVDPGFSSHQAVARTAGSVLLRLSDSLFLPLNVSDYGETLRNFLQAAQRDLGVLLEQHSISLGPLVTAVEKFEGAAAALGQHVSALQKDTPDPLQVRMLNDQLMLLERTFLNPRAFPEERYYSHVLWAPRTGSVATFPGLANACSRAMNTSLGSAAWAEVQRQLSILVVALEGAAATLRPVADF, encoded by the exons ATGCAGTGGGTGAAGGTGCTTGGGGGGTTGGTGGGGGCCTCTGCCCTCTTGGGCCTGGGGATCATCCTGGGCCACTTTGCCATTCCCAAAGGGGCCGACGCACCAGCTCCCGGCATCTCGGTCTCCCAGGACCTGGATCTGGAGATCCTTGAGACCGTCATGAAGCAGCTGGATGCCAGCAAGATCCGAGAGAACCTTAG AGAACTCTCCAGGGAGCCTCACCTAGCCTCCAGCCCCCGGGATGAGGCGCTGGCACAGCTCCTGCTGCAGCGCTGGCGGGACCCGGAGTCAGGCCTGGACGCGGCGGAGGCCCCCACGTACGAAGTGTTGCTGTCCTTCCCCAGCCGGGAGCAGCCCAACCGGGTGGCTGTCG tGGGTCCCACTGGGACCATCCTCTTCTCCTGCCGCCAGAGTGAACAGAACCTGACTGGGGAGCAGGGGGACCCCGATGTGGTGCCACCTTATGCCGCCTACGCTCCCCCTGGAACCCCACAG GGCCTCCTCGTCTACGCCAACCGGGGAACGGAAGAAGACTTTATGGAGCTACAGACTCAGGGCATCAGACTGGAAGGCACCATCGCGCTGACCCGCTATGGGGGTACAGGGCGTGGGGCCAAG GCTGTCAATGCGGCCAAGCACGGGGTAGCTGGGGTGCTGGTGTACACGGACCCCGCAGACATCAACGATGGGCACAGCTCCGCCAGCCAGACCTTTCCGAACTCTTGGCGCCTGCCTCCCTCAGGGGTGGAGCGAGGCTCCTACTATGAGTATTTTGGGGATCCTCTGACTCCCTACCTTCCGGCCAATCCTTCTTCCTTCCGCCTGAACCCTGATACTGTCCCTGGATTTCCTCCCATTCCCACTCAGCCCATTGGCTTTGAGGATGCAAAAATCCTTCTCTG tAACCTCCAGGGAACCTTGGCCCCAGCTGCCTGGCAGGGAGCACTGGGCTGTGACTACAAGTTGGGGCCTGGCTTCCGACCTGATGGAGACTTCCCAGCAGACAG CCAGGTGAACGTGAGCATCCACAACCGCCTGGAGCTGCGGAACTCCTCCAACGTCCTGGGGATCATCCGCGGGGCGGTGGAGCCCG ACCGCTACGTGCTGTACGGAAACCACCGGGACAGCTGGGTACACGGGGCCGTGGACCCCAGCAGTGGCACTGCCGTCCTCTTGGAGCTCTCCCGAGTCCTGGGGACCCTGCTAAAGAAGG GAACCTGGCGGCCCCGCAGATCAATAGTGTTTGCGAGCTGGGGGGCAGAGGAGTTTGGCCTCATTGGCTCCACAGAATTCACCGAG GAATTCTTCAGCAAGCTGCAAGAGCGCACCGTGGCCTACATCAACGTGGACATCTCCGTGTTTG CCAATGCCACCTTGAGGGCTCAGGGAACACCCCCGGTCCAGAGCGTCATCTTCTCCGCGGCCAAACAG ATCCCCGCACCGGGCCTCGACGGCCTCAGCATCTACGACAACTGGATCCGGTATTTCAACCGTAGCAGCACAGCATACGGCCTGGTTCCCAG CCTGGGCTCTCTGGGTGCCGGCAGCGACTACGCACCCTTCATTCACTTCCTGGGCATCTCCTCCATGGACATCGCCTACACCTATGACCGG AGCAAGACCTCGGCCAGGATCTACCCCACCTACCACACAGCCTTCGACACCTTTGGTTACGTGGACAAATTTGTGGATCCTG GCTTCAGCAGCCATCAGGCTGTGGCCCGGACAGCAGGGAGTGTGCTGCTTAGGCTCAGTGAcagcctctttctgcctcttaaCGTCAGTGACTACGGAGAGACCCTCCGAAATTTTCTGCAGGCTGCCCAGCGCGACCTTGGGGTCCTGTTGGAGCAGCACAGCATCAGCCTGG GGCCTCTGGTGACTGCAGTGGAGAAGTTCGAGGGGGCAGCCGCGGCCTTGGGCCAACACGTATCAGCGCTGCAGAAAGACACCCCCGA CCCCCTGCAGGTCCGGATGCTCAACGACCAGCTGATGCTGCTGGAACGGACCTTCCTAAACCCGCGAGCCTTCCCAGAGGAACGATACTACAG CCATGTGCTCTGGGCACCCCGCACGGGCTCCGTAGCCACATTCCCAGGCCTGGCCAATGCCTGCTCCAGGGCCATGAACACGAGCCTAGGATCTGCAGCCTGGGCGGAAGTGCAGAGGCAGCTCAGCATCTTGGTGGTGGCCCTGGAGGGCGCGGCAGCCACCCTGCGGCCTGTGGCTGACTTCTGA
- the CDCA5 gene encoding sororin isoform X1 yields MSERRTRSGGAAQRSGPRTPSSTQSPRRSQRKSGPDLPNTLPEIWPKASPAAPVRKPIVLKKIVAHTVKTPSVHTPRRSPRIAFFLEKENNPSSKEPAREEPFKTSSVPITPTPTPVLCPLNVESNSREDLDARDLEMSKKVRRSYSRLETLGSASTSTPGRRSCFGFEGLLGSEDLARVSPVRCSKLTEVPRVPVKPWAPDTTLPGISPPAVKEKRKKKKVPEILSLRGRRRAHSTPVVKPEVQPVEKQEPEDPQVSGEPVLEPSSSEQPRNLQPEPTVTFLFILLSTAEPKESKDPEGDAEIQEDQFLDKEDWGARRTSQEISHLHNDCMRLRESLSIIQADNLALGEKLQRLLNLSYKSLQEEAEALQEEVKAVHEGAQAIQEGAQADPEEAQAVPEDARAVQGVALSPLP; encoded by the exons ATGTCCGAGAGGCGAACGCGGTCCGGAGGGGCCGCCCAACGCTCCG ggCCCAGGACCCCGTCTTCTACTCAGTCTCCGCGGAGGTCCCAGCGGAAATCAGGCCCTGATCTCCCCAACACCCTCCCTGAAATCTGGCCCAAG GCATCCCCTGCGGCTCCTGTCAGAAAGCCCATCGTTTTGAAGAAGATCGTAGCCCATACCGTAAAG ACCCCATCTGTGCACACGCCTCGAAGGAGCCCAAGG ATTGCTTTTTTCTTGGAGAAGGAAAACAACCCTTCTAGCAAGGAGCCTGCTAGGGAGGAGCCCTTCAAGACAAGCAGTgtccccatcacccccacccctactcctGTGCTGTGCCCCCTGAATGTCGAGTCCAACTCCAGGGAAGACCTGGACGCCAGAGACTTGGAAATGTCTAAGAAAGTCAGGCGATCCTACAGCCGGCTGGAGACCCTCGGCTCTGCCTCCACTTCCACCCCAGGCCGCCGGTCTTGCTTTGGCTTCGAGGGCCTGCTGGGGTCAGAAGACTTGGCCAGAGTCTCACCTGTGAGGTGTTCAAAGTTAACCGAAGTCCCCAGGGTCCCTGTGAAGCCCTGGGCCCCAGATACCACTCTCCCCGGAATCTCTCCACCTGCTGTGAAAGAGAAacgaaagaaaaagaaggttccGGAGATCCTg TCTCTCAGGGGCAGACGAAGAGCCCACTCTACACCCGTGGTGAAGCCAGAGGTGCAGCCTGTTGAGAAGCAGGAGCCAGAAGACCCTCAGGTCTCCGGGGAGCCAGTCTTAGAG CCGTCTTCTTCAGAGCAACCGCGGAACTTGCAGCCAGAACCTACCGTCACATTCCTGTTTATACTCCTGAGCACAGCGGAGCCCAAGGAGTCCAAAGACCCTGAGGG GGACGCAGAGATCCAGGAGGACCAGTTCCTGGACAAGGAAGACTGGGGGGCCCGGCGGACCTCACAGGAAATCAGCCATTTGCACAATGATTGCATGAG ACTTCGGGAGTCACTGAGCATCATCCAAGCAGACAACCTGGCCCTGGGGGAGAAGCTGCAAAGGCTG CTGAACTTGTCATATAAGAGCCtccaggaggaagcagaggcccTCCAGGAGGAGGTGAAGGCCGTCCACGAGGGAGCCCAGGCCATCCAGGAGGGAGCCCAGGCCGATCCGGAGGAGGCCCAGGCTGTCCCGGAGGATGCCCGGGCCGTCCAGGGGGTGGCgctctccccactgccctga
- the CDCA5 gene encoding sororin isoform X2: protein MSERRTRSGGAAQRSGPRTPSSTQSPRRSQRKSGPDLPNTLPEIWPKASPAAPVRKPIVLKKIVAHTVKTPSVHTPRRSPRIAFFLEKENNPSSKEPAREEPFKTSSVPITPTPTPVLCPLNVESNSREDLDARDLEMSKKVRRSYSRLETLGSASTSTPGRRSCFGFEGLLGSEDLARVSPVRCSKLTEVPRVPVKPWAPDTTLPGISPPAVKEKRKKKKVPEILKSELDEWAAAMNAEFEAAEQFDLLVE, encoded by the exons ATGTCCGAGAGGCGAACGCGGTCCGGAGGGGCCGCCCAACGCTCCG ggCCCAGGACCCCGTCTTCTACTCAGTCTCCGCGGAGGTCCCAGCGGAAATCAGGCCCTGATCTCCCCAACACCCTCCCTGAAATCTGGCCCAAG GCATCCCCTGCGGCTCCTGTCAGAAAGCCCATCGTTTTGAAGAAGATCGTAGCCCATACCGTAAAG ACCCCATCTGTGCACACGCCTCGAAGGAGCCCAAGG ATTGCTTTTTTCTTGGAGAAGGAAAACAACCCTTCTAGCAAGGAGCCTGCTAGGGAGGAGCCCTTCAAGACAAGCAGTgtccccatcacccccacccctactcctGTGCTGTGCCCCCTGAATGTCGAGTCCAACTCCAGGGAAGACCTGGACGCCAGAGACTTGGAAATGTCTAAGAAAGTCAGGCGATCCTACAGCCGGCTGGAGACCCTCGGCTCTGCCTCCACTTCCACCCCAGGCCGCCGGTCTTGCTTTGGCTTCGAGGGCCTGCTGGGGTCAGAAGACTTGGCCAGAGTCTCACCTGTGAGGTGTTCAAAGTTAACCGAAGTCCCCAGGGTCCCTGTGAAGCCCTGGGCCCCAGATACCACTCTCCCCGGAATCTCTCCACCTGCTGTGAAAGAGAAacgaaagaaaaagaaggttccGGAGATCCTg AAATCAGAGCTGGATGAATGGGCTGCAGCCATGAATGCCGAGTTCGAAGCTGCTGAGCAGTTTGATCTCCTGGTTGAATGA